The Flavobacterium praedii genome window below encodes:
- a CDS encoding ISAon1 family transposase N-terminal region protein — MQDSFSELIKLLLPEIIVEYFELLSFKKEEEILHLYLKEINSIPKEYRQHKLSSKGFFEEITVQDFPIRGHQVFMHIIRRRWLNEDTGKVVFRDWNLVADGTRVTQEFASFLKEINRFQAK; from the coding sequence ATGCAAGATTCATTTAGTGAACTAATCAAATTATTATTACCCGAAATCATAGTAGAGTACTTTGAGCTACTATCATTTAAAAAAGAAGAAGAAATACTTCATCTTTACCTGAAAGAGATTAATTCGATTCCCAAAGAATATCGTCAACACAAATTAAGTTCAAAAGGATTCTTTGAAGAGATAACCGTTCAAGATTTTCCTATTCGTGGACACCAAGTATTTATGCACATCATTCGTAGAAGATGGCTCAATGAAGACACAGGAAAAGTAGTATTTAGAGATTGGAATTTAGTAGCAGACGGAACTCGGGTAACACAGGAGTTTGCGTCTTTTTTAAAAGAAATCAATAGATTCCAAGCCAAATGA